A stretch of the Ornithodoros turicata isolate Travis chromosome 4, ASM3712646v1, whole genome shotgun sequence genome encodes the following:
- the LOC135392293 gene encoding uncharacterized protein LOC135392293 codes for MSNIFEEYGIQGKVTKVITDNGSNFIKAFQCYGGNAEEAADEPDTYHRDLSSLLDGEDSMVCLPPHHRCAAHTLNLIATTDAARANMDPEYSKASTSVFKKCSAIWNKQGQSVRAADIVKSYCGIYLTRPVATRWNSYHEALECILRLVNEGKDINGLCRALNVPVFQRGDDFKFIEEYCTVMSPLCAALDILQGDKYIFLGYLLPTITVLIRRLEYEGMKGLKFCRPLVTAVLDGIQKRFGHLMEDKELLLAAAVLPRFKLSWLKDVTQHAAVMDMLRREIANNSAAQPRHTPVVVTRPRADDFFAFGDAVSASESTACTEDDELTEYLRIPEDYDISKMKTDFPRVQGLFLRVNTAVPSSASVERLFSTAADVFTRKRTKLTDVNFEKQLLLKCNAT; via the exons ATGAGCAACATTTTTGAGGAGTATGGCATCCAAGGCAAGGTGACTAAGGTCATCACTGACAACGGGTCCAACTTTATCAAAGCATTCCA atgttATGGAGGCAATGCTGAAGAAGCTGCAGATGAGCCCGACACATACCACAGAGACCTGTCCTCGCTTTTAGACGGGGAAGACTCCATGGTGTGCCTACCACCGCACCACCGTTGTGCCGCGCACACTTTAAACCTTATCGCAACCACAGATGCTGCACGAGCTAATATGGATCCCGAGTACTCCAAAGCGTCAACAAGTGTCTTCAAGAAATGTTCGGCAATTTGGAATAAGCAAGGACAGTCTGTACGTGCAGCCGATATTGTTAAAAGCTACTGTGGTATCTACTTAACACGACCTGTGGCGACGCGGTGGAACTCTTATCACGAAGCGCTCGAGTGTATTCTTCGATTAGTCAACGAGGGTAAAGACATCAATGGACTGTGCCGAGCCTTGAACGTCCCAGTGTTCCAACGAGGCGATGACTTCAAATTTATTGAAGAATACTGCACA GTGATGAGCCCACTGTGTGCTGCACTGGATATTCTCCAGGGGGACAAGTACATATTCCTCGGATATCTCCTTCCGACCATAACAGTATTGATAAGAAGACTAGAATACGAGGGCATGAAGGGGCTCAAATTCTGCAGGCCTTTGGTGACTGCGGTCCTTGATGGGATTCAGAAAAG GTTTGGCCATCTGATGGAGGACAAAGAGCTCCTCCTCGCTGCAGCCGTCCTTCCCCGTTTTAAACTCTCGTGGTTGAAGGACGTGACTCAGCACGCGGCTGTCATGGATATGCTAAGAAGGGAGATCGCAAATAATTCTGCAGCGCAACCCCGCCACACCCCCGTCGTAGTCACGAGACCTCGTGCTGACGATTTTTTTGCGTTCGGCGACGCAGTAAGTGCCTCAGAATCCACAGCATGTACGGAAGACGACGAGCTCACGGAGTACCTGCGGATTCCTGAGGATTACGACATTTCGAAGATGAAAACTGATTTTCCTCGTGTACAGGGGCTCTTCCTGCGAGTAAATACCGCGGTGCCCTCAAGCGCATCAGTTGAACGGCTGTTCAGCACAGCGGCAGATGTGTTCACAAGAAAGCGCACAAAGCTCACGGATGTCAACTTTGAAAAACAATTGCTACTAAAATGCAACGCAACCTGA